A window of the Pseudomonas gozinkensis genome harbors these coding sequences:
- the glgB gene encoding 1,4-alpha-glucan branching protein GlgB has protein sequence MSFSNKEQGHANERLLPKAKDIDALVRAEHHDPFSILGPHGDGAGGQFIRAYLPGALNVSVLDKNSGEELGPLEATETPGLFVGHFDDARPYLLRTRWAGGEQVAEDPYSFGQLLGEMDLYLFAEGNHRDLSSCLGAQLKTVDGIDGVRFAVWAPNARRVSVVGDFNVWDGRRHPMRLRHPSGVWELFIPRLQAGELYKYEILGAHGILPLKADPMALATSLPPDTASKVASPLQIDWQDQDWMSSRRERQQHNAPLSIYELHAGSWQCELDDLGEVARQYTWPELAERLIPYVKELGFTHIELMPIMEHPFGGSWGYQLLSQFAPSARYGTPDEFAAFINACHQADIGVILDWVPAHFPTDTHGLAQFDGTALYEYGNPQEGFHQDWDTLIYNLGRTEVHGYMLASALHWLKHFHVDGLRVDAVASMLYRDYSRKAGEWVPNRHGGRENLEAIDFLRHLNDVVALEAPGALVIAEESTAWPGVSQSTQQGGLGFAYKWNMGWMHDSLHYIQQDPVYRAHHHNELSFGLVYAWSERFILPISHDEVVHGKHSLIDKMPGDRWQKFANLRAYLSFMWTHPGKKLLFMGCEFGQWREWNHDQQLDWYLLQYSEHKGVQKLVGDLNRLYREEPALHEQDDAPQGFQWLIGDDAINSVYAWLRWSKDGTPVLVVANFTPVPRQSYRVGVPFAGRWRELLNSDADTYAGSNYGNGGGAFTEEVASHGQALSLELNLPPLAVLILKPEA, from the coding sequence ATGAGTTTCTCGAACAAGGAACAGGGTCACGCTAATGAAAGATTGCTGCCCAAGGCGAAGGACATCGATGCCTTGGTGCGCGCGGAACACCACGACCCGTTTTCCATTCTGGGCCCCCACGGCGATGGCGCCGGCGGGCAGTTCATCCGGGCGTATCTGCCTGGCGCGTTGAACGTTTCGGTGCTGGACAAAAACAGTGGCGAAGAGCTCGGTCCGCTGGAAGCCACGGAAACGCCGGGGCTGTTTGTCGGCCATTTCGACGACGCACGGCCGTATCTGTTGCGCACCCGCTGGGCCGGTGGCGAACAGGTCGCGGAAGATCCTTACAGCTTCGGCCAGCTGCTCGGTGAGATGGACTTGTACCTGTTCGCCGAGGGCAATCACCGCGACCTCAGCAGTTGCCTCGGTGCGCAGCTGAAAACCGTCGATGGCATCGATGGTGTGCGCTTTGCCGTGTGGGCACCCAATGCCCGACGCGTTTCGGTAGTCGGCGATTTCAACGTCTGGGACGGGCGACGGCATCCAATGCGGTTGCGGCATCCGTCGGGCGTGTGGGAGTTGTTCATTCCGCGCCTGCAGGCGGGGGAACTGTACAAGTACGAAATTCTTGGCGCTCACGGCATTCTGCCGCTCAAGGCCGACCCGATGGCGCTGGCCACCAGCCTGCCGCCGGACACCGCGTCCAAAGTCGCCTCGCCGCTGCAGATCGACTGGCAGGATCAGGACTGGATGAGCAGCCGACGCGAGCGCCAGCAGCACAATGCACCGCTGTCGATCTATGAGCTGCACGCCGGTTCCTGGCAGTGCGAACTCGACGATCTCGGCGAAGTGGCCCGCCAGTACACCTGGCCGGAGCTGGCAGAGCGTTTGATTCCGTATGTGAAGGAACTGGGTTTCACCCACATCGAACTGATGCCGATCATGGAGCACCCGTTCGGCGGTTCCTGGGGTTATCAGTTGCTGTCGCAATTCGCCCCGAGCGCCCGTTACGGCACGCCGGACGAGTTCGCGGCGTTCATCAACGCCTGCCATCAGGCTGATATCGGGGTGATTCTCGACTGGGTGCCGGCGCATTTTCCGACCGATACCCATGGTCTGGCGCAGTTCGACGGCACGGCGCTGTATGAGTACGGCAACCCGCAAGAAGGTTTTCATCAGGATTGGGACACGCTGATCTACAACCTGGGCCGCACCGAAGTGCACGGCTACATGCTGGCCTCGGCGCTGCACTGGTTGAAGCATTTCCACGTCGACGGGCTGCGGGTCGATGCGGTCGCATCGATGCTGTATCGCGACTATTCGCGCAAGGCCGGCGAGTGGGTGCCGAACCGTCATGGCGGCCGGGAAAACCTGGAAGCTATCGACTTCCTGCGCCACTTGAACGACGTGGTGGCGCTGGAAGCACCGGGCGCGCTGGTGATCGCCGAGGAATCCACAGCCTGGCCGGGCGTCAGCCAGAGCACCCAGCAGGGCGGTCTCGGCTTTGCCTATAAATGGAACATGGGCTGGATGCACGATTCGCTGCATTACATTCAGCAGGATCCGGTGTACCGCGCTCATCACCACAACGAGCTGAGCTTTGGTCTGGTTTACGCCTGGTCCGAGCGTTTCATCCTGCCGATTTCCCACGACGAAGTGGTGCACGGCAAGCATTCGCTGATCGACAAGATGCCCGGCGACCGCTGGCAGAAATTCGCCAACCTGCGGGCCTATCTGAGCTTCATGTGGACCCATCCGGGCAAGAAGCTGCTGTTCATGGGCTGCGAGTTCGGTCAGTGGCGCGAGTGGAATCACGACCAGCAACTGGACTGGTATCTGCTGCAGTATTCGGAACACAAGGGCGTGCAGAAACTGGTCGGCGACCTGAATCGGCTCTACCGCGAAGAACCGGCGCTGCATGAGCAGGACGATGCGCCGCAAGGGTTTCAGTGGCTGATTGGCGACGATGCGATCAACAGCGTTTACGCCTGGCTGCGCTGGAGCAAGGACGGAACGCCGGTGCTGGTGGTGGCCAACTTCACGCCGGTGCCGCGCCAGTCGTACCGTGTCGGCGTGCCGTTTGCCGGGCGCTGGAGGGAATTGCTCAACAGTGACGCCGACACGTATGCCGGCTCCAATTATGGCAATGGTGGTGGGGCGTTCACCGAAGAGGTGGCCAGCCATGGGCAGGCGTTGTCACTGGAACTGAACCTGCCGCCGTTGGCGGTGTTGATCCTTAAACCCGAAGCCTGA
- a CDS encoding autotransporter outer membrane beta-barrel domain-containing protein — protein sequence MKTSLTSQEIKVTFCTVSSSILLCSSMEAQAGPVADEATPWYRQDIPVMTLPATIVTPGPQRLSPQPDLRGTNLITEDLAPSAWDQLYGQTSRQAQTDVLSPGFATPGTGDFKGPAVLTLKSSSGHTQQVGLIGGINQIKANGNGLITSRALADPTTDTLNLQGQSLGAYYSLIGPQGWHVDLSASGGRVSGFSRNEQGARLATEGSAMTLSVEGGFPIGLGENWVVEPQAQLINQRITLDTPYAGSGNASSSDISSWSGRVGARLKGSYDLNGLPVEPYVRTNLWHTVYTGNTVTLDQVDKISSSRKSSTVEVGLGLVAKMTPTVSLYVSADYSSDVDDNDLNGLIGSLGIRMRW from the coding sequence ATGAAAACTTCACTCACCTCACAAGAGATCAAAGTCACGTTTTGCACTGTTTCAAGTTCTATCTTGCTGTGCTCGTCCATGGAGGCGCAGGCAGGTCCTGTGGCGGACGAGGCGACACCCTGGTATCGCCAGGACATTCCCGTGATGACCCTTCCCGCCACGATCGTGACCCCAGGCCCGCAACGCCTGAGCCCGCAACCGGATCTGCGCGGAACAAACCTGATCACCGAAGACCTCGCCCCCTCGGCCTGGGATCAACTCTACGGACAGACGTCCCGCCAGGCGCAAACCGACGTCCTCAGCCCGGGCTTCGCCACGCCCGGAACCGGCGACTTCAAGGGCCCCGCCGTACTGACCCTGAAAAGCAGCAGCGGCCACACCCAGCAGGTCGGCCTGATCGGCGGGATCAATCAGATCAAGGCCAATGGCAACGGACTGATCACCAGCCGCGCCCTCGCCGACCCGACCACCGACACCCTCAACCTGCAAGGCCAGAGCCTGGGCGCTTACTACAGCCTGATCGGCCCGCAGGGCTGGCACGTCGATCTGTCGGCCAGTGGCGGTCGGGTCAGCGGTTTCAGCCGTAACGAACAAGGTGCACGCCTGGCCACCGAAGGCAGCGCGATGACGTTGTCGGTGGAAGGTGGTTTTCCGATCGGTCTGGGGGAAAACTGGGTGGTTGAACCGCAGGCGCAATTGATCAACCAGCGCATCACTCTGGACACGCCCTATGCCGGTTCGGGCAACGCTTCTTCCAGTGATATTTCATCGTGGAGCGGCCGGGTCGGTGCGCGCTTGAAAGGTAGCTACGATCTGAACGGCTTGCCGGTCGAACCCTACGTGCGCACGAACTTGTGGCACACGGTGTACACCGGCAACACGGTGACGCTGGATCAGGTGGACAAGATCAGCAGTAGTCGCAAATCCTCGACCGTGGAAGTCGGACTGGGGCTGGTGGCAAAAATGACGCCGACGGTCAGCCTGTACGTGAGCGCCGACTACAGCAGCGACGTGGACGACAACGACCTGAACGGGTTGATTGGCAGCCTCGGCATCCGGATGCGCTGGTAA
- a CDS encoding endonuclease/exonuclease/phosphatase family protein: protein MSSDPKRHVVDAPVIHRLRVLTVNTHKGFTALNRRFILPELREAVRSTSADLVFLQEVVGEHERHSSRYNEWPQTSQYEFLADSMWSDFAYGRNAVYPDGHHGNALLSKYPIREYRNLDVSITGPERRGLLHCVLDVPGHAEVHAICVHLSLLESHRQLQLQLLCQLLESLPEDAPVIIAGDFNDWQLQGNVALARRDYLHEAFERHHGRPAKTYPARFPLLRLDRIYLRNASSHDPQILGNKPWTHLSDHLPLAVEVHL, encoded by the coding sequence GTGTCCAGCGATCCCAAGCGTCATGTCGTCGACGCGCCAGTCATTCACCGCCTGCGGGTACTGACGGTCAATACACACAAGGGTTTCACCGCGCTCAATCGACGTTTCATCCTTCCGGAACTGCGTGAAGCGGTGCGCAGTACCTCGGCCGATCTGGTGTTTCTGCAGGAAGTGGTCGGCGAACACGAGCGACATTCCAGCCGCTACAACGAATGGCCGCAGACCTCGCAGTACGAATTCCTTGCCGACAGCATGTGGAGTGATTTTGCCTACGGACGCAATGCGGTCTATCCCGATGGCCATCACGGCAACGCCCTGCTGTCGAAATACCCGATCCGCGAATACCGCAACCTCGATGTCTCGATCACCGGCCCCGAACGGCGCGGGCTGTTGCACTGCGTACTGGATGTACCAGGGCATGCCGAAGTGCATGCTATCTGCGTGCACCTGAGCCTGCTCGAAAGTCATCGCCAGTTGCAGTTGCAACTGCTCTGCCAGTTGCTCGAATCCTTGCCCGAGGATGCCCCGGTGATCATCGCCGGTGACTTCAATGACTGGCAGTTGCAGGGCAACGTCGCCCTCGCCCGCCGCGACTACCTGCACGAAGCTTTCGAACGCCATCACGGCCGCCCGGCCAAGACTTACCCCGCGCGCTTCCCGCTGCTGCGACTGGACCGGATCTACCTGCGCAATGCCAGCAGCCACGACCCGCAGATCCTCGGCAACAAACCGTGGACGCATCTCTCGGATCATCTGCCGCTGGCGGTCGAGGTGCATTTGTAA
- a CDS encoding PIG-L deacetylase family protein produces MKPLSLSESGLPAQIWNSAPQLDNIPVINTHTLVPPGARAVVIAPHPGDEVVTCGGLLQLLSSLGHPLQLLSITDGSASHPGSRQWSEKRLSVFRPQESVEALRRLGLPMHSLKWVRGGFTDNALLDQETQLTDFIVRYLRPGDVVFSTWREDGTADHEVVGRASAKAAQQVGATYHDVPVWAWHWPERDQAQIPWHRARKLRLDTWTVARKSHATHAYASQLNGEPAIGIAPLLPKSILERMRLPYEIVFV; encoded by the coding sequence ATGAAACCGTTATCCCTCAGCGAGAGCGGCCTGCCGGCGCAGATCTGGAACAGCGCCCCGCAGCTCGACAACATTCCCGTCATCAACACCCACACTTTGGTCCCGCCCGGCGCCCGCGCCGTGGTCATCGCCCCGCACCCCGGCGATGAAGTGGTGACCTGCGGCGGCCTGCTGCAACTGCTTTCCAGCCTCGGACATCCCTTGCAATTACTGTCGATCACCGATGGCAGCGCCAGTCATCCGGGCTCGCGCCAGTGGTCGGAAAAACGCCTGAGCGTGTTCCGCCCCCAGGAAAGTGTCGAAGCCCTGCGCCGCCTGGGCTTGCCGATGCACAGCCTGAAATGGGTGCGCGGCGGTTTCACCGACAACGCCCTGCTCGACCAGGAAACCCAACTGACCGATTTCATCGTCCGCTACCTGCGCCCCGGTGATGTAGTGTTCAGCACGTGGCGTGAAGACGGCACTGCCGATCATGAAGTGGTCGGCCGGGCCAGCGCCAAAGCGGCACAACAGGTCGGCGCGACCTACCACGATGTGCCGGTCTGGGCCTGGCACTGGCCAGAACGGGACCAGGCGCAGATCCCGTGGCATCGCGCGCGCAAGCTGCGCCTCGACACCTGGACCGTCGCGCGCAAGAGCCACGCGACCCATGCCTACGCCAGTCAGCTCAACGGCGAACCGGCGATCGGTATCGCGCCGCTGCTGCCCAAGTCGATTCTGGAACGCATGCGACTGCCCTACGAAATCGTCTTCGTCTGA
- a CDS encoding glycosyltransferase, with the protein MIGILIPAHNEEAWLHDCLHAALRAARHTSLAGEPVEVLVILDSCTDRSAQIVSQYPVQAMTIEARNVGQARALGAQRLLERGARWISCSDADSRVAEDWLVEQLGLGTDAVCGTVTVEHWHESFDEAAQIRYHRDYQASEGHRHIHGANLGVSAQAYLRAGGFEPLACDEDVQLVRQLERSGASIAWSHRPQVVTSARLDSRARGGFGDYLRQLAQTE; encoded by the coding sequence ATGATTGGCATCCTGATTCCCGCACACAACGAAGAAGCATGGCTTCATGACTGCCTGCACGCCGCGCTTCGGGCCGCCCGACATACAAGTCTGGCCGGCGAGCCGGTGGAAGTGCTGGTGATTCTCGATAGCTGCACCGACCGCTCGGCGCAGATCGTCAGCCAATACCCGGTGCAGGCAATGACCATCGAGGCCCGCAATGTCGGGCAGGCCCGAGCGTTGGGCGCGCAGCGACTGCTCGAACGCGGCGCACGCTGGATATCCTGCTCGGACGCCGACAGCCGCGTCGCCGAGGACTGGCTGGTGGAACAACTGGGGCTGGGCACGGATGCCGTATGCGGCACCGTCACGGTCGAACACTGGCACGAGTCGTTCGATGAAGCCGCACAGATTCGTTATCACCGAGACTACCAGGCGAGCGAAGGACACCGGCACATCCACGGTGCCAACCTGGGCGTCAGCGCACAGGCCTATCTGCGGGCCGGTGGCTTCGAACCCCTGGCGTGCGACGAGGATGTGCAGCTGGTGCGTCAGCTGGAGCGTTCGGGGGCCAGCATCGCCTGGAGCCATCGTCCGCAAGTCGTCACCAGCGCCCGTCTGGACAGTCGCGCACGCGGTGGTTTTGGCGACTATCTGCGACAGTTGGCACAGACTGAATAA
- a CDS encoding class I SAM-dependent methyltransferase codes for MSVEDRYFEGLFAGNNDPWGFRQRWYEQRKRLVTLAALPRPHYRAIFEPGCANGELSAALAERCDRLLCCDTSAAAANLARTRLSLFDHAEVRQGRLPGDWPAEKFDLIVFSEIGYYLDRQDLTEVIRRISDSLTVDGQLLACHWRPPIEGCPLNARQVHDLIHEQLHLPRLVLHQEADFLLEVWSREPRSVAALEGLR; via the coding sequence ATGAGTGTCGAGGATCGCTACTTCGAAGGCCTGTTCGCGGGCAATAACGACCCCTGGGGATTTCGCCAGCGCTGGTACGAGCAGCGCAAGCGCCTCGTGACCCTGGCGGCCCTGCCCCGCCCGCACTACCGGGCCATCTTCGAGCCGGGGTGCGCCAACGGTGAACTGAGTGCGGCGCTGGCCGAACGCTGCGATCGGCTGTTGTGCTGCGACACGAGCGCCGCCGCAGCCAATCTGGCGCGGACCCGGCTGAGCCTGTTCGACCACGCCGAGGTGCGTCAGGGTCGCCTGCCGGGCGACTGGCCCGCAGAAAAATTCGACCTGATCGTCTTCAGCGAAATCGGCTACTACCTTGATCGACAGGATCTGACAGAGGTGATCCGTCGCATCAGCGATTCATTGACGGTGGACGGCCAACTGCTGGCCTGTCACTGGCGCCCGCCCATCGAAGGTTGCCCGCTCAACGCCCGACAGGTTCATGACCTGATTCACGAACAGTTGCACCTGCCGCGACTGGTCCTGCATCAGGAGGCGGACTTCCTGCTTGAAGTCTGGAGCCGCGAACCGCGCTCGGTGGCCGCGTTGGAGGGGTTGCGATGA
- a CDS encoding PIG-L deacetylase family protein: MKRNPIVGEGTSLHEWQGSRHLAAVDSIDILDLVPPGSRAVVIAPHPDDEVLGCGGLLQRLAAAGRSLQLISVTDGSASHPGSDRWPVERLSVVRPQESAEALRRLGLPMHQLQWLRGGFPDTQVAARESMLCQYLTRYLQPDDVIFTTWREDGHSDHEAVGRASVEAARRVGAICHELPVWTWHWATPEDAIVPWERARKILLSPEQVARKRHAVHAFASQLEGDPEAGLAPVLKPYVIDRLLQPFEVVFL; the protein is encoded by the coding sequence ATGAAGCGCAATCCGATCGTCGGCGAGGGAACTTCCCTGCATGAATGGCAGGGCTCCCGGCATTTGGCAGCGGTGGATAGCATCGACATTCTCGATCTGGTCCCGCCGGGATCGCGGGCGGTAGTGATTGCGCCGCATCCGGACGATGAAGTGCTCGGTTGCGGCGGACTGTTGCAACGGCTCGCGGCGGCGGGACGTTCCCTGCAATTGATCTCGGTCACCGATGGCAGCGCCAGTCATCCGGGTTCGGATCGCTGGCCGGTGGAGCGTCTGAGCGTGGTGCGCCCGCAGGAATCCGCCGAAGCCCTGCGCCGTCTCGGCCTGCCCATGCACCAGTTGCAGTGGCTGCGCGGCGGTTTCCCCGACACCCAGGTCGCCGCGCGCGAATCGATGCTGTGCCAATACCTGACCCGCTACCTGCAACCCGACGACGTGATCTTCACCACCTGGCGCGAGGACGGCCACAGCGACCACGAAGCCGTTGGCCGCGCCAGCGTCGAAGCGGCGCGCCGTGTGGGCGCGATCTGCCACGAGCTGCCGGTCTGGACCTGGCACTGGGCAACCCCGGAAGACGCCATCGTGCCCTGGGAACGGGCACGCAAGATTCTGCTCAGCCCGGAACAGGTTGCGCGCAAGCGTCACGCGGTGCATGCGTTTGCCAGCCAGTTGGAGGGCGATCCCGAAGCCGGCTTGGCTCCTGTGCTCAAACCCTATGTCATTGATCGACTGCTGCAACCGTTCGAGGTGGTCTTTCTATGA
- a CDS encoding acyl-CoA dehydrogenase has protein sequence MDLPGYLSRHTPDYRDTAALGRCLREMVEAGLDHLPLPGSGRTLERWQRLSEVGGHDLGLCKLYEGHTDALAIIEQLGGSPTPGSTWGMWAAEPPQARVRVSRSGQLVRLNGRKAWCSGATVLSHALLTAWDEDDHQQLVAVALDQPGVAVTDQGWQAVGMATSGSVEVLFDDVEAQAIGDPGDYLQRPGFWHGGIGIAACWYGGARELGERLRQHCARREEPHALASLGAVDSALHAAAQVLRVSALDIDSDPHANAELLARRVRAVVEDTAEQVIRETGRALGAGPFCKDPHFARLAADLPVYLRQSHAERDLAALGQRIAQQPRECWAL, from the coding sequence ATGGACTTGCCCGGCTATCTCTCACGGCACACGCCGGATTACCGCGACACGGCTGCGCTCGGCAGGTGTCTGCGGGAAATGGTCGAGGCTGGCCTCGACCATCTGCCATTGCCCGGCAGCGGCCGTACGCTGGAGCGCTGGCAACGGCTGTCCGAGGTCGGCGGGCATGATCTGGGGCTGTGCAAGCTCTACGAAGGTCATACCGATGCTTTGGCGATTATCGAGCAACTTGGCGGGTCGCCGACGCCGGGCAGTACCTGGGGCATGTGGGCGGCCGAACCACCGCAAGCGCGGGTTCGGGTCAGCCGTTCGGGGCAACTGGTACGGTTGAACGGACGCAAGGCGTGGTGCTCCGGGGCGACGGTGCTCAGCCATGCCCTGCTCACGGCGTGGGATGAGGACGATCATCAGCAACTGGTGGCCGTGGCCCTCGATCAACCGGGCGTGGCCGTGACCGATCAAGGCTGGCAAGCGGTCGGCATGGCCACTTCCGGCAGCGTCGAAGTGCTGTTCGATGATGTGGAGGCCCAGGCGATCGGCGACCCGGGCGACTACCTGCAACGTCCGGGTTTCTGGCATGGCGGGATCGGGATCGCCGCGTGCTGGTATGGCGGCGCAAGGGAGCTAGGCGAACGCTTGCGTCAGCATTGTGCGCGCCGCGAAGAGCCCCACGCACTGGCCAGTCTCGGCGCCGTCGACAGCGCCTTGCACGCGGCCGCTCAAGTGCTGCGTGTCAGTGCACTGGACATTGACAGCGATCCCCACGCCAATGCCGAGCTACTGGCCCGCCGCGTACGCGCCGTGGTCGAGGATACCGCCGAACAGGTTATTCGCGAGACCGGTCGGGCACTCGGCGCCGGGCCGTTCTGCAAGGACCCGCACTTCGCCCGCCTGGCAGCCGACTTGCCGGTGTATCTGCGCCAAAGCCACGCTGAACGTGATCTGGCGGCACTGGGCCAACGGATCGCGCAGCAGCCGCGCGAGTGCTGGGCCCTATGA
- the glgX gene encoding glycogen debranching protein GlgX produces the protein MTRPKKTEPAAHAEPSRIREGLPFPLGATWDGLGVNFALFSANATRVELCIFDDAGEVELERIELPEYTDEIYHGYLPDAHPGLIYGYRVYGPYDPANGHRFNHNKLLIDPYAKQLVGQLKWSEALFGYTIGHPDADLSFDERDSAPFVPKCKVIDPAHTWGHDQRVSVPWDKTIIYETHVRGISMRHPSVPENVRGTFAGLMVDDVLEHIRKLGVSTVELLPIHAFVNDQHLLHKGMTNYWGYNSIAFFAPDPRYLASGKIAEFKEMVAHLHEANLEVILDVVYNHTAEGNEQGPTLSMRGIDNASYYRLMPDDKRFYINDSGTGNTLDLSHPCVLQMVTDSLRYWASEMHVDGFRFDLATILGRYHDGFDERHSFLVACRQDPVLRQVKMIAEPWDCGPGGYQVGNFPPGWVEWNDKFRDTVRAFWKGDDGQLADFASRMTASGEMFNQRGRRPYSSVNFVTAHDGFTLNDLVSYNDKHNEANDENNQDGSNNNLSWNHGVEGPTDDPEINALRHRQMRNFFATLLLSQGTPMLVAGDEFARTQDGNNNAYCQDSEIGWVNWDLSEDGKALLKFVKRLIKLRLAYPILRRGRFLVGEYNEDIGVKDVTWLAPDATEMTTEHWHDAHNRCMGMLLDGRAQETGIRRKGADATLLLVVNAHHDIVNFTLPEVPEGSFWTCMIDTNQPSIRGQERFTFGHEYSVTGRSLLLFELQREEED, from the coding sequence ATGACCCGTCCAAAGAAAACCGAGCCCGCCGCGCACGCCGAACCCTCGCGCATTCGTGAAGGCCTGCCCTTCCCGCTCGGCGCGACCTGGGATGGTCTGGGGGTGAACTTTGCGCTGTTTTCCGCCAACGCCACCCGGGTCGAACTGTGCATTTTCGACGATGCCGGCGAAGTCGAACTCGAACGCATCGAGCTGCCGGAATACACCGACGAGATCTACCACGGCTACCTGCCCGATGCGCATCCGGGGCTGATCTACGGCTACCGCGTCTACGGCCCGTACGACCCGGCCAACGGCCACCGCTTCAACCACAACAAATTGCTGATCGACCCTTATGCCAAACAACTGGTCGGCCAGTTGAAATGGTCCGAGGCGCTGTTCGGCTACACCATCGGCCATCCGGACGCCGACCTCAGTTTCGACGAACGCGACAGTGCGCCCTTCGTCCCCAAGTGCAAAGTCATCGACCCGGCGCACACCTGGGGCCACGACCAGCGCGTCAGCGTGCCGTGGGACAAGACCATCATTTACGAAACCCACGTGCGCGGCATCAGCATGCGCCACCCTTCCGTGCCGGAGAACGTGCGCGGTACGTTTGCCGGGCTGATGGTCGACGATGTACTGGAACACATCCGCAAACTAGGGGTGTCGACTGTCGAGTTGTTACCGATCCACGCCTTCGTCAACGACCAGCACCTGCTGCATAAAGGCATGACCAATTACTGGGGCTACAACAGCATCGCGTTCTTCGCCCCGGACCCGCGCTACCTGGCCAGCGGCAAGATTGCCGAGTTCAAGGAAATGGTTGCGCACCTGCACGAAGCCAATCTCGAAGTGATTCTCGACGTGGTCTACAACCATACCGCCGAGGGCAACGAGCAAGGCCCGACCCTGTCGATGCGCGGGATCGACAACGCCTCGTACTACCGCTTGATGCCGGATGACAAGCGCTTCTACATCAACGATTCCGGCACCGGCAACACCCTCGACCTGAGCCATCCTTGCGTGCTGCAAATGGTCACCGACTCGCTGCGTTACTGGGCCAGCGAAATGCACGTCGACGGCTTCCGTTTCGATCTGGCGACCATTCTCGGTCGTTATCACGACGGCTTCGACGAACGTCACAGTTTCCTTGTCGCCTGCCGACAGGACCCGGTGCTGCGTCAGGTGAAAATGATCGCCGAGCCCTGGGACTGCGGTCCCGGCGGTTATCAGGTCGGCAATTTCCCGCCGGGCTGGGTCGAGTGGAACGACAAGTTCCGCGACACCGTGCGCGCCTTCTGGAAAGGTGACGACGGCCAGCTCGCCGACTTCGCCAGCCGCATGACCGCCTCCGGGGAAATGTTCAACCAGCGCGGGCGCCGGCCTTATTCGTCGGTGAATTTCGTCACCGCTCACGACGGCTTCACCCTCAACGATCTGGTGTCCTACAACGACAAGCACAACGAGGCCAACGACGAAAACAATCAGGATGGCAGCAACAACAACCTGTCCTGGAACCATGGTGTCGAGGGCCCTACCGACGATCCGGAAATCAACGCACTGCGCCACCGGCAGATGCGCAATTTCTTCGCCACCCTGCTGCTGTCCCAAGGCACGCCGATGCTGGTGGCCGGTGACGAATTCGCCCGCACCCAGGACGGCAACAACAACGCTTATTGCCAGGACAGCGAGATCGGCTGGGTCAACTGGGACCTGAGCGAGGACGGCAAGGCGCTGCTGAAATTCGTCAAACGCCTGATCAAATTGCGCCTGGCCTACCCGATCCTGCGACGCGGGCGTTTTCTGGTCGGTGAATACAACGAGGACATCGGGGTCAAGGACGTGACCTGGCTCGCGCCGGACGCCACCGAGATGACCACCGAACACTGGCATGACGCGCACAACCGCTGCATGGGCATGCTGCTCGACGGTCGCGCCCAGGAAACCGGGATCCGCCGCAAGGGTGCCGACGCCACGTTGCTGCTGGTGGTCAACGCCCATCACGACATCGTCAATTTCACCCTGCCGGAAGTGCCTGAAGGCAGTTTCTGGACCTGCATGATCGACACCAACCAGCCTTCGATCCGCGGACAGGAACGGTTCACGTTCGGTCACGAATACTCGGTCACCGGGCGCTCGCTGCTGCTGTTTGAACTGCAACGCGAAGAAGAGGACTGA
- a CDS encoding DUF2934 domain-containing protein, which yields MSTDDKRIREFAYQIWESEGKPEGQDARHWEMARKLAEAEALAPKKSPKAAGSKTAGKTATSKAVDGKDAVAKPKATTAKAKPASAAKVIPPGEKAAEKKPRAPRKPPAA from the coding sequence ATGAGTACCGACGATAAACGCATTCGCGAATTCGCCTATCAGATCTGGGAATCCGAAGGTAAACCCGAAGGCCAGGATGCCCGCCACTGGGAGATGGCGCGCAAACTGGCCGAAGCCGAGGCGCTGGCACCGAAAAAATCGCCCAAGGCTGCCGGCAGTAAAACCGCTGGCAAGACCGCCACCAGCAAAGCTGTCGACGGCAAGGACGCTGTGGCCAAACCCAAGGCCACGACAGCCAAGGCCAAGCCTGCCAGTGCCGCCAAGGTTATTCCCCCGGGCGAAAAAGCCGCCGAGAAAAAGCCCCGCGCGCCGCGCAAGCCGCCAGCGGCCTGA